From a region of the Stenotrophomonas sp. BIO128-Bstrain genome:
- a CDS encoding efflux RND transporter periplasmic adaptor subunit → MKNMRWMGGGLLALALAACGKQDAEPAAPMPVLVVHPGTVAGQEVAAYPGEIRAREESPLSFRVGGNLIKRHVDAGQRVRKGQLLAELDAADYASQASASQAQLAAAEADLIRARDDQKRYATLAEQQLVSQSALDSQTAAFKAAQGQANAARANLAVARNQAEYAQLRAPADGVIASRQAEAGQVVSAGQTVFTLAADGGREVVIALPESNIRDYQVGQPVQVELWNRPGQMLPGTIREIAPAADAQGRTYATRVSLAPEALTEVELGQSARVFAAAGRQGTLQLPLAAVQRGADGRSSVWVVDPAKRTLKATPVTVGAYAVESVPVLSGVNANDWVVAAGGHLLREGQPVTAVDRQNRPVLAPAAKPVAADAPAAGKGN, encoded by the coding sequence ATGAAAAACATGCGATGGATGGGTGGTGGGTTGCTGGCGCTGGCGTTGGCAGCATGTGGCAAGCAGGATGCCGAACCGGCCGCACCGATGCCGGTGCTGGTTGTCCACCCGGGCACCGTGGCCGGCCAGGAAGTGGCCGCCTACCCCGGTGAGATCCGGGCCCGCGAGGAAAGCCCGCTCTCCTTCCGCGTCGGCGGCAATCTGATCAAGCGTCATGTCGATGCCGGCCAGCGCGTGCGCAAGGGCCAGTTGCTGGCCGAGCTGGACGCCGCCGACTACGCCTCCCAGGCCAGCGCCTCACAGGCGCAGCTGGCCGCTGCCGAAGCCGACCTGATCCGTGCCCGTGATGACCAGAAGCGCTACGCCACCCTGGCCGAGCAGCAACTGGTCAGCCAGTCCGCGCTGGACAGCCAGACTGCTGCCTTCAAGGCCGCGCAGGGCCAGGCCAATGCTGCCCGCGCCAATCTGGCCGTGGCCCGCAACCAGGCCGAGTACGCGCAGCTGCGCGCGCCGGCCGATGGCGTGATCGCCAGTCGCCAGGCCGAAGCCGGGCAGGTGGTCAGCGCTGGGCAGACCGTGTTCACCCTGGCCGCCGACGGTGGCCGCGAAGTCGTGATCGCCCTGCCGGAGAGCAACATCCGCGATTACCAGGTCGGCCAGCCGGTGCAGGTGGAACTGTGGAACCGCCCCGGCCAGATGCTGCCGGGCACGATCCGTGAGATCGCCCCGGCCGCCGATGCACAAGGGCGCACCTATGCCACCCGCGTCAGCCTGGCACCGGAAGCGTTGACCGAAGTGGAACTGGGCCAGAGCGCGCGCGTGTTCGCCGCCGCAGGACGCCAGGGCACGCTGCAGTTGCCGCTGGCCGCCGTACAGCGCGGCGCCGACGGCCGCAGCAGCGTGTGGGTGGTCGATCCGGCCAAGCGCACCTTGAAGGCCACGCCGGTGACGGTCGGGGCGTACGCCGTCGAATCGGTTCCGGTGCTGAGCGGGGTGAACGCGAACGACTGGGTGGTCGCCGCCGGCGGCCATCTGCTGCGCGAGGGCCAGCCGGTGACGGCGGTGGACCGCCAGAACCGCCCGGTGCTGGCACCGGCAGCCAAGCCTGTCGCGGCCGACGCGCCTGCTGCCGGCAAGGGGAACTGA
- a CDS encoding efflux RND transporter permease subunit has translation MRRFNLSEWALGNRPLVLFAMLAFAIIGAWSYKHLGQSEDPPFTFKVMVVRTNWPGATAEQVSRQVTEPIEKALLNTGQYEFIRSYSRPGESQVIFVARDSLRSKAIPDLWYQVRKRVGDIKPTLPREIVGPFFNDEFGDTFGNIYALTGQGFDYAVMRDYADRIQLELQRVPDVGKIELEGLQDEKVWIELSNTKLATLGVSLQQVQQALADQNAIAATSFFETPTDRVQLRVTGQFQSVEDIRSFPIQAGDRTVHLGDIAEIKRGFADPASPKMRFMGEDAIGIAVAMKDGGDILKLGSTLDAEFERLQKTLPAGMQLRKVSDQPHAVEESVGEFVQVLTEAVVIVLLVSFFSLGLRTGLVVGVTIPLVLAMTFFVMHYFGIGLHKISLGALVLALGLLVDDAIIAVEMMATKMEQGYDRLRAASFAWESTAFPMLTGTLITAAGFLPIATAASSTGEYTRSLFQVVTIALVVSWIAAVLFIPYLGDKMLPDLFNPQPPRPDSLAGRWHARRLQWADRHPAFARWIAPKVHAHDHDPYQRPFYVRFRRFLDVCLRHRWWVIAATAALFVFSLLIFRFVPQQFFPDSTRPELMVDIELAEGASLQATQAQAAKLEKLLKDREGISNYVAYVGTGSPRFYLPLDQQLPATNFSQFVVLTENTTAREATRDWLLKDVIPQFPDVQMRVTRLENGPPVGYPVQMRISGEHIEQVQAIARQVEAKVRANPHVMNVNLDWSEPSKVVRLVIDQDRARALGVTSAQVSQLLGTSLSGMSVSTYREGNRLIEMLLRGPDDERVRLDMLGSLAIPTASGTSVTLSQVARLEYVFEDGIIWHRNRLPTVTVRADIADAKQPLDVVQQILPTLEGIRAGLPSGYLLETGGTVEDSTRGQDSIKAGMPLFLIVVATLLMLQLRSFSRAAMVLVTAPLGIIGATLFLLLFRAPFGFVALLGTIALAGMIMRNSVILIDQIQQDIDAGHDRWHAIIDATVRRFRPIVLTALAAVLAMIPLSRSAFYGSMAISIMGGLIVGTVLTLVFLPALYAAWFRVKPDEAGAG, from the coding sequence GTGCGCCGCTTCAATCTTTCCGAATGGGCGCTGGGCAACCGGCCCCTGGTGCTGTTCGCGATGCTGGCCTTTGCGATCATCGGCGCGTGGTCGTACAAGCACCTGGGCCAGTCCGAAGATCCCCCGTTCACCTTCAAGGTGATGGTGGTGCGCACGAACTGGCCCGGCGCGACCGCCGAACAGGTCTCCCGCCAGGTCACCGAGCCGATCGAAAAAGCCCTGCTGAACACCGGGCAGTACGAGTTCATCCGCTCCTACTCGCGCCCGGGCGAATCGCAGGTGATCTTCGTGGCGCGCGACAGCCTGCGCTCCAAGGCGATTCCCGACCTGTGGTACCAGGTGCGCAAGCGCGTGGGCGACATCAAGCCGACCCTGCCGCGCGAGATCGTCGGTCCGTTCTTCAACGACGAATTCGGCGACACCTTCGGCAACATCTACGCGTTGACCGGGCAGGGCTTCGACTACGCCGTGATGCGCGACTACGCCGACCGCATCCAGCTGGAACTGCAGCGCGTGCCCGACGTGGGCAAGATCGAGCTGGAAGGCCTGCAGGACGAAAAGGTCTGGATCGAGCTGTCCAACACCAAGCTGGCCACGCTGGGCGTATCGCTGCAGCAGGTGCAGCAGGCCTTGGCCGACCAGAACGCGATTGCCGCCACCAGCTTCTTTGAAACCCCGACCGATCGCGTGCAGCTGCGCGTCACCGGCCAGTTCCAGAGCGTGGAGGACATCCGCAGCTTCCCGATCCAGGCTGGCGACCGCACCGTGCACCTGGGTGACATCGCCGAGATCAAACGTGGTTTTGCCGATCCGGCCTCGCCGAAAATGCGCTTCATGGGGGAAGACGCGATCGGCATCGCCGTGGCGATGAAAGACGGCGGCGACATCCTCAAGCTGGGCAGCACGCTGGACGCCGAGTTCGAACGGCTGCAGAAGACACTGCCCGCCGGCATGCAGCTGCGCAAGGTCTCCGACCAGCCGCATGCGGTGGAAGAGTCGGTCGGCGAGTTCGTGCAGGTGCTGACCGAAGCGGTGGTGATCGTGCTGCTGGTGAGCTTCTTCTCGCTCGGCCTGCGCACCGGCCTGGTGGTGGGTGTGACCATTCCGCTGGTGCTGGCGATGACGTTCTTCGTCATGCATTACTTCGGCATCGGCCTGCACAAGATTTCCCTGGGCGCGCTGGTGCTGGCGCTGGGCCTGCTGGTGGACGATGCGATCATCGCCGTGGAGATGATGGCCACCAAGATGGAGCAGGGGTACGACCGCCTGCGCGCGGCCAGCTTCGCCTGGGAGTCGACCGCGTTCCCGATGCTGACCGGCACGCTGATCACCGCGGCCGGCTTCCTGCCGATCGCCACGGCAGCCTCCAGCACGGGCGAATACACCCGCTCGCTGTTCCAGGTGGTGACCATCGCACTGGTGGTGTCGTGGATCGCCGCGGTGCTGTTCATTCCGTACCTGGGCGACAAGATGTTGCCGGACCTGTTCAACCCGCAGCCGCCCAGGCCGGACAGCCTGGCCGGGCGCTGGCACGCGCGTCGCCTGCAGTGGGCCGACCGCCATCCCGCGTTCGCGCGCTGGATCGCACCGAAGGTGCATGCGCACGACCACGATCCGTACCAGCGTCCGTTCTACGTGCGCTTCCGCAGGTTCCTCGATGTCTGCCTGCGCCATCGCTGGTGGGTGATCGCCGCCACCGCCGCGCTGTTCGTGTTCTCGCTGCTGATCTTCCGCTTCGTGCCGCAGCAGTTCTTCCCGGATTCGACCCGCCCGGAACTGATGGTGGACATCGAACTGGCCGAGGGCGCCTCGCTGCAGGCGACCCAGGCCCAGGCGGCCAAGCTGGAAAAACTGCTCAAGGACCGCGAGGGCATCAGCAATTATGTCGCTTACGTGGGCACCGGCTCGCCGCGCTTCTACCTGCCGTTGGACCAGCAGCTGCCGGCCACCAACTTCTCGCAGTTCGTGGTGCTGACCGAGAACACCACGGCACGTGAGGCGACCCGCGACTGGCTGCTCAAGGACGTGATTCCGCAGTTCCCGGACGTGCAGATGCGCGTGACCCGCCTGGAGAACGGCCCGCCGGTCGGCTACCCGGTGCAGATGCGCATCTCCGGCGAGCATATCGAGCAGGTGCAGGCCATCGCCCGGCAGGTGGAAGCCAAGGTACGTGCGAACCCGCACGTGATGAACGTCAACCTGGACTGGAGCGAGCCGAGCAAAGTGGTACGGCTGGTGATCGACCAGGACCGGGCACGCGCACTGGGCGTGACCAGTGCGCAGGTGAGCCAGCTGCTGGGCACCTCGTTGTCGGGCATGAGCGTGAGCACCTACCGCGAAGGCAACCGCCTGATCGAAATGCTGCTGCGTGGCCCGGACGACGAACGCGTGCGGCTGGACATGCTGGGCAGTTTGGCCATTCCGACGGCCAGCGGCACCTCGGTGACGCTGTCGCAGGTGGCGCGCCTGGAGTACGTGTTCGAGGACGGCATCATCTGGCACCGCAACCGCCTGCCGACGGTGACGGTGCGCGCCGACATCGCCGATGCGAAGCAGCCGCTGGACGTGGTGCAGCAGATCCTGCCGACACTGGAGGGAATCCGTGCCGGGCTGCCGTCCGGCTACCTGCTTGAAACCGGCGGCACCGTGGAGGATTCCACGCGTGGCCAGGATTCGATCAAGGCCGGCATGCCGCTGTTCCTGATCGTGGTGGCCACGTTGCTGATGCTGCAGCTGCGCAGCTTCTCGCGTGCGGCGATGGTGCTGGTCACCGCGCCGCTTGGCATCATTGGCGCGACCCTGTTCCTGCTGCTGTTCCGCGCGCCGTTCGGCTTCGTGGCGCTGCTGGGTACGATCGCGCTGGCCGGCATGATCATGCGCAACTCGGTGATCCTGATCGATCAGATCCAGCAGGACATCGATGCCGGGCACGACCGCTGGCACGCGATCATCGATGCCACCGTGCGCCGCTTCCGACCGATCGTGCTGACCGCGCTGGCCGCGGTGCTGGCGATGATCCCGCTGTCGCGCAGTGCGTTCTACGGTTCGATGGCGATCTCCATCATGGGTGGCCTGATCGTCGGCACCGTGCTGACCCTGGTATTCCTGCCCGCACTGTATGCGGCGTGGTTCCGGGTGAAGCCGGATGAGGCGGGCGCTGGCTGA
- the gdhA gene encoding NADP-specific glutamate dehydrogenase, whose product MNHRSSDDFLNHVAQRDPHQPEFLQAVKEVIQSLWPFLQRHPRYLEQGLLERLVEPERVIQFRVAWADDAGKTHVNRGWRVQHSSAIGPFKGGMRFHPSVNQSILKFLAFEQTLKNALTTLPMGGGKGGSDFNPKGRSDTEVMRFCQALMLELHRHLGADTDVPAGDIGVGAREVGYMAGMMKKLTNNAACVFTGKGLSYGGSLMRPEATGFGTVYFVEQMLHHARRDTDGAKVLISGAGNVAQHAAIKAIELGAKVLTLSDSGGTLYARDGFDEAGLQEVMELRNERRGCLSELADDTRFEYLDGKRPWHIPAEIALPCATQNELDENDARALVDNDVLCVAEGANMPSTLEAMEVFLKAGTLYAPGKASNAGGVATSGLEMSQNAQRLSWHHADVDERLHGIMKDIHANCVRHGKRADGSVNYVDGANIAGFVKVADAMLAQGVY is encoded by the coding sequence TTGAACCATCGTTCCTCTGACGACTTTCTCAACCACGTGGCCCAGCGTGATCCGCACCAGCCGGAATTCCTGCAGGCCGTCAAAGAAGTGATCCAGAGCCTGTGGCCGTTCCTGCAGCGCCACCCCCGCTACCTGGAACAGGGCCTGCTGGAGCGGCTGGTGGAGCCGGAGCGGGTGATCCAGTTCCGCGTTGCCTGGGCCGATGATGCCGGCAAGACCCATGTCAACCGTGGCTGGCGCGTGCAGCACAGCTCGGCGATCGGCCCGTTCAAGGGCGGCATGCGCTTTCATCCCTCGGTGAACCAGTCGATCCTGAAGTTCCTGGCGTTCGAGCAGACACTCAAGAACGCGCTGACCACCCTGCCGATGGGCGGTGGCAAGGGCGGTTCGGATTTCAATCCCAAGGGCCGCAGCGACACCGAGGTGATGCGCTTCTGCCAGGCGCTGATGCTGGAACTGCATCGCCACCTGGGGGCAGACACCGATGTACCGGCTGGCGATATCGGCGTGGGCGCGCGCGAGGTCGGCTACATGGCCGGCATGATGAAGAAGCTCACCAACAATGCCGCCTGCGTGTTCACCGGCAAAGGCCTCTCCTATGGTGGCAGCCTGATGCGCCCGGAAGCGACGGGCTTCGGCACGGTCTACTTCGTCGAGCAGATGCTGCACCATGCGCGGCGCGATACCGATGGCGCGAAAGTGCTGATTTCCGGCGCTGGCAACGTGGCCCAGCATGCGGCGATCAAAGCCATCGAGCTCGGCGCGAAAGTCCTCACGCTTTCCGATTCCGGCGGCACGCTGTACGCCCGGGACGGCTTCGACGAAGCGGGCCTGCAGGAGGTGATGGAACTGCGCAACGAACGTCGCGGCTGCCTGTCCGAACTGGCCGACGACACACGCTTCGAGTACCTGGACGGCAAGCGCCCCTGGCACATCCCGGCTGAGATCGCCCTGCCCTGCGCCACCCAGAACGAACTGGACGAGAACGACGCCCGCGCCCTGGTGGACAACGATGTGCTGTGCGTGGCCGAAGGCGCCAACATGCCGTCGACACTGGAGGCCATGGAGGTCTTCCTCAAGGCAGGCACCCTGTATGCACCGGGCAAGGCCAGCAACGCCGGCGGCGTGGCCACCTCGGGGCTGGAAATGAGCCAGAACGCGCAGCGCCTGTCATGGCACCACGCCGATGTCGATGAGCGCCTGCACGGCATCATGAAGGATATCCACGCCAACTGCGTGCGCCACGGCAAACGGGCCGATGGCAGCGTGAACTACGTGGATGGCGCCAATATCGCCGGCTTCGTCAAAGTGGCCGATGCGATGCTGGCGCAGGGCGTTTACTGA
- the leuB gene encoding 3-isopropylmalate dehydrogenase, with protein MHAEIVVLPGDGIGPEVAAAAVAVLEAVATRFGHTFGFQEHDIGGIAIDRHGEPLPATTLEACRKADAILLGAVGGPKWSDPNAKVRPEQGLLAIRKALGLYANLRPVRTHAAALGASPIKAELLEGVDFVVVRELTGGIYFGEKTRTADTASDLCSYSVGEIERVMRTAFRLAQTRRGKVTSVDKANVLETSRLWRDVAARIGREEFPEIALEHQLVDSMAMHLLAKPREYDVIVTENMFGDILTDEASMLAGSLGLLPSASLGEPGAVGIYEPIHGSAPDIAGKGIANPYATIFSAAMLLRHSLGLDEEAATVEAAVYAVLDDGVFTADLAAKGFAVSTAAATDAVLAKLQ; from the coding sequence ATGCACGCTGAGATTGTCGTATTGCCGGGTGACGGCATCGGTCCGGAAGTCGCCGCCGCCGCCGTGGCGGTGCTGGAGGCCGTTGCCACCCGTTTCGGGCACACCTTCGGGTTCCAGGAGCACGACATCGGTGGCATCGCCATCGATCGCCACGGCGAACCACTGCCGGCCACCACGCTGGAGGCCTGCCGGAAGGCGGATGCCATCCTGCTCGGTGCGGTGGGCGGGCCGAAGTGGTCCGATCCCAACGCCAAGGTGCGCCCGGAACAGGGCCTGCTGGCGATCCGCAAGGCACTGGGGCTGTACGCCAACCTGCGCCCGGTGCGCACGCACGCGGCCGCGCTCGGCGCTTCGCCGATCAAGGCCGAACTGCTGGAGGGCGTGGACTTCGTCGTCGTGCGCGAACTGACCGGCGGCATCTACTTCGGTGAGAAGACCCGCACCGCCGACACCGCCAGCGACCTGTGCAGTTACAGCGTGGGCGAGATCGAGCGCGTCATGCGCACCGCGTTCCGGCTCGCGCAGACCCGCCGCGGCAAGGTCACCTCGGTGGACAAGGCCAACGTCCTGGAGACCTCGCGCCTGTGGCGCGACGTCGCCGCACGGATCGGCCGCGAGGAATTCCCGGAGATTGCCCTGGAGCACCAGCTGGTCGATTCGATGGCCATGCATCTGCTGGCCAAGCCGCGCGAGTACGACGTGATCGTGACCGAGAACATGTTCGGCGACATCCTCACCGACGAAGCCTCGATGCTGGCCGGCTCGCTCGGCCTGCTGCCCTCGGCCTCGCTGGGCGAGCCCGGCGCGGTCGGCATCTACGAGCCGATCCACGGCTCGGCGCCGGACATCGCCGGCAAGGGCATCGCCAATCCCTACGCCACGATCTTCAGCGCGGCGATGCTGCTGCGGCATTCACTGGGGCTGGACGAAGAGGCTGCTACGGTCGAGGCAGCGGTGTACGCCGTGCTGGATGACGGCGTGTTCACCGCCGACCTCGCCGCCAAGGGTTTCGCGGTGAGTACTGCCGCAGCAACCGACGCGGTCCTTGCCAAGCTGCAATGA
- the leuD gene encoding 3-isopropylmalate dehydratase small subunit gives MSGFRTLTSTSVVLRETNIDTDQIIPARFLSTTERVGLGKHAFNDWRWQSEGVPNPAFAFNQPHNAGRSILLAGRNFGCGSSREHAPWALTDLGLRAIVSSEIADIFRGNSLKNGLLPIVLDEADVQTLMQRPDDALTIDVAARELRTPDGRVYTFPLDGFSQTCLLEGVDQLGYLLGRTPDIERYESEHAR, from the coding sequence ATGAGCGGCTTCCGTACCCTGACCTCGACCAGCGTGGTGCTGCGCGAGACCAACATCGATACCGACCAGATCATCCCCGCGCGCTTCCTGTCCACCACCGAGCGCGTCGGGTTGGGCAAGCATGCGTTCAATGATTGGCGCTGGCAGAGCGAAGGCGTGCCGAACCCGGCGTTCGCCTTCAACCAGCCGCACAACGCCGGCCGCAGCATCCTGCTGGCCGGCCGCAACTTCGGCTGCGGCTCTTCGCGCGAGCATGCGCCGTGGGCGCTGACCGACCTGGGCCTGCGTGCCATCGTCAGCAGCGAGATCGCCGATATCTTCCGCGGCAATTCGCTGAAGAACGGCCTGCTGCCGATCGTGCTGGACGAAGCCGACGTGCAGACGCTGATGCAGCGCCCGGACGACGCACTGACCATCGACGTGGCCGCACGCGAACTGCGCACGCCCGACGGGCGTGTCTATACCTTCCCGCTGGACGGCTTCTCGCAGACCTGCCTGCTGGAAGGCGTGGACCAATTGGGGTATCTGTTGGGCCGTACCCCTGATATCGAACGTTACGAGAGTGAACATGCACGCTGA
- the leuC gene encoding 3-isopropylmalate dehydratase large subunit, producing MTPAPRTLYDKLWDAHVVVPETDSAPAVLYIDLHLIHEVTSPQAFTELRERGLSPRRPDRTKATMDHSTPTLPAAADGKLPYASAASEAQVAMLADNCATHGIELFDLQSASRGIVHVIAPEQGFTQPGMTIVCGDSHTSTHGAFGALAFGIGTSEVGHVLATQCLLQRKAKTMAITVDGTLAQGVGAKDVVLHIIGVIGVNGGTGHVLEFRGSAIEAMDMEQRMTLCNMSIEAGARAGMVAPDQVTFDWVAATPRGPKGTDFDAAVSAWSQLRSDPGARFDVEVHIDAADIRPTLTWGTHPGTAIAVDQPIPAANDAADQKGLDYMHFHAGQTLAGTPVDVVFVGSCTNGRLSDMREVAQVLQGRRVAPSVRMLVVPGSEIVKRQAEAEGIDVVVRAAGAEWREPGCSMCIAMNGDLVAPGQLAVSTSNRNFEGRQGPGSRTLLASPMTAAWAAVNGRVADPRELYATLEVA from the coding sequence ATGACCCCAGCTCCCCGCACCCTGTACGACAAACTGTGGGACGCCCACGTCGTCGTGCCCGAAACCGACAGCGCCCCCGCCGTGCTGTACATCGACCTGCACCTGATCCACGAAGTGACCTCGCCGCAGGCCTTCACCGAACTGCGCGAGCGCGGCCTCTCCCCGCGCCGGCCGGACCGGACCAAGGCGACGATGGACCACTCCACCCCGACCCTGCCGGCCGCTGCCGACGGCAAGCTGCCGTATGCCAGCGCCGCCTCCGAAGCCCAGGTGGCGATGCTGGCCGACAACTGCGCCACGCACGGCATCGAGCTGTTCGACCTGCAATCGGCCAGCCGCGGCATCGTGCACGTGATCGCCCCCGAGCAGGGCTTTACCCAGCCGGGGATGACCATCGTCTGCGGTGACAGCCACACCTCCACCCACGGCGCGTTCGGTGCGCTGGCCTTCGGCATCGGCACCAGCGAGGTCGGCCACGTGCTGGCCACCCAGTGCCTGCTGCAGCGCAAGGCCAAAACGATGGCGATCACCGTGGATGGCACGCTGGCGCAGGGCGTCGGCGCCAAGGACGTGGTGCTGCATATCATCGGTGTGATCGGCGTCAACGGTGGCACCGGCCATGTGCTGGAGTTCCGTGGCAGCGCGATCGAAGCGATGGACATGGAGCAGCGCATGACCTTGTGCAACATGTCCATCGAAGCCGGGGCACGTGCCGGCATGGTCGCCCCCGACCAGGTCACCTTCGACTGGGTGGCCGCCACCCCGCGTGGCCCCAAGGGCACCGACTTCGATGCCGCGGTCAGCGCGTGGTCGCAGCTGCGCAGCGATCCCGGTGCGCGCTTCGACGTGGAGGTCCACATCGACGCCGCCGACATCCGGCCGACCCTGACCTGGGGCACCCACCCCGGCACCGCCATCGCCGTGGACCAGCCGATTCCGGCGGCCAACGATGCGGCCGACCAGAAGGGGCTGGATTACATGCACTTCCACGCCGGGCAGACGCTGGCCGGCACCCCGGTGGATGTGGTCTTCGTCGGCTCCTGCACCAACGGCCGGCTGAGCGACATGCGCGAAGTGGCGCAGGTACTCCAGGGCCGCCGCGTCGCCCCGAGCGTGCGCATGCTGGTGGTGCCGGGCTCGGAAATCGTCAAGCGCCAGGCCGAAGCCGAAGGCATCGATGTGGTGGTGCGCGCTGCCGGTGCCGAATGGCGCGAGCCCGGCTGTTCGATGTGCATCGCCATGAACGGCGACCTGGTTGCCCCGGGGCAGCTGGCGGTCAGCACCAGCAACCGCAACTTCGAAGGCCGCCAGGGCCCCGGCTCGCGCACCCTGCTGGCCTCGCCGATGACGGCCGCTTGGGCGGCGGTGAACGGCCGCGTTGCCGACCCACGTGAACTGTATGCCACGCTGGAGGTGGCCTGA
- a CDS encoding 2-isopropylmalate synthase: MPNSPRIRIFDTTLRDGEQSPGCSMSPQQKLVMARALDELGVDVMETGFPASSQSDREAMAMIAREVRRPTLAVLSRCLAADIETSAKALEAAANPRLHVFLSTSPLHREHKLRMSREQVLESVHKHVSLARSYVGDVEFSAEDATRTEEDFLIEVARVAVAAGATTINLPDTVGFTTPEEIRGMFQRVIAGVPDSDRIIFSAHCHNDLGLAVANSLAAIEGGARQVECTINGIGERAGNCSLEEIAMVLKVRNAFYDEDTRINTQRIVATSQLLQRLVGMPVQRNKAIVGANAFAHESGIHQHGMLRHRGTYEIMRPEDVGWESSQMVLGRHSGRAAVDQRLRALGFWLEEEELKLVFEQFKALCEQQRVVTDADLQTLMQGSATQNGYRLASMTISDVGSRANALVELSDPEGNRVAETAQGDGPVDALFGALSAATGVQLMLDSYHVHSVGIGADARGEANLSVRHEGVEYEGTGTSRDIIEASALAWLEVANRLLRQRSATTEQPTATAAA, encoded by the coding sequence ATGCCCAACTCCCCCCGAATCAGAATTTTCGACACCACCCTGCGCGACGGCGAGCAATCGCCCGGCTGCAGCATGAGCCCGCAGCAGAAGCTGGTGATGGCCCGCGCGCTGGACGAGCTGGGCGTGGATGTCATGGAAACCGGCTTCCCGGCCAGTTCCCAGTCCGACCGCGAAGCAATGGCGATGATCGCCCGTGAGGTCCGTCGCCCGACCCTGGCCGTGCTGTCGCGCTGCCTGGCCGCCGATATCGAAACCTCGGCCAAGGCGCTGGAGGCCGCCGCGAACCCGCGCCTGCATGTATTCCTGTCGACCAGCCCGCTGCATCGCGAGCACAAGCTGCGCATGAGCCGCGAGCAGGTGCTGGAGTCGGTGCACAAGCACGTCAGCCTGGCCCGCAGCTACGTGGGCGATGTGGAGTTCTCCGCTGAAGATGCCACGCGCACCGAGGAGGATTTCCTGATCGAGGTTGCCCGCGTGGCCGTGGCCGCCGGCGCCACCACCATCAACCTGCCCGACACCGTGGGGTTCACCACGCCCGAAGAGATCCGCGGCATGTTCCAGCGCGTGATTGCGGGTGTGCCCGACAGCGACCGCATCATCTTCAGCGCGCACTGCCACAACGATCTGGGCCTGGCCGTGGCCAACTCGCTGGCCGCCATCGAAGGCGGCGCACGCCAGGTCGAGTGCACCATCAACGGCATCGGGGAGCGTGCGGGCAACTGCTCGCTGGAAGAGATCGCGATGGTGCTGAAGGTACGCAACGCCTTCTACGACGAAGACACGCGCATCAACACCCAGCGCATCGTGGCCACCTCCCAGCTGCTGCAGCGCCTGGTCGGCATGCCGGTCCAGCGCAACAAGGCGATCGTCGGCGCCAACGCCTTCGCGCACGAGTCGGGCATCCACCAGCACGGCATGCTGCGCCACCGCGGCACCTACGAAATCATGCGACCGGAAGACGTGGGCTGGGAGTCCTCGCAGATGGTGCTGGGCCGCCACAGTGGCCGCGCCGCGGTCGACCAGCGCCTGCGTGCGTTGGGCTTCTGGCTGGAAGAAGAAGAGCTGAAGCTGGTCTTCGAGCAGTTCAAGGCGCTGTGCGAGCAGCAGCGCGTGGTCACCGATGCCGACCTGCAGACCCTGATGCAGGGCAGTGCCACCCAGAACGGCTACCGCCTGGCGTCGATGACGATCAGCGATGTCGGCAGCCGCGCCAATGCGCTGGTGGAGCTGTCCGATCCTGAAGGCAACCGGGTTGCCGAAACCGCCCAGGGCGATGGCCCGGTGGATGCGTTGTTCGGCGCGCTGTCGGCCGCCACCGGCGTGCAGTTGATGCTGGACAGCTACCACGTGCACAGTGTGGGCATCGGCGCCGATGCGCGCGGCGAAGCCAACCTGAGCGTGCGCCACGAAGGCGTGGAGTACGAAGGCACCGGCACCAGCCGCGACATCATCGAAGCCTCCGCATTGGCGTGGCTGGAGGTGGCCAACCGTCTGCTGCGCCAGCGCAGCGCGACGACCGAGCAGCCCACGGCCACCGCCGCGGCCTGA